In Streptomyces sp. P9-A4, a single window of DNA contains:
- a CDS encoding oxygenase MpaB family protein produces MTTGTTQTAPDEANLSGPESQFHALFDDPRWALAMIRATVLEAAHPQIGAALVDNSTFIAHPWRRLRNTFLSMRRMFDADPAVREREAARLNRLHTRMSGSDSRGRAYDAMDRSTRAWVIATLFESGVTMCRLSGQPLDQDTMERMYAEYRSFLAALDGDASELPEDLHEFWRYFDRVVENELENTEAARVILYRLFDHLPAPALLDGAPTLWAAGRTVAGPLLGAITVASLPEAYRRRAGLPEMPGAPTLMQGAYLAAGLARFLPGGWINAESIIEVLSLRPGSDDPRARTVTALRARMKRASALLRLLTPLGGDTDPDPGPVPSAATGEGRRSAEEFFRQVLDQTGDGYLDWPDLAAMARELSTRLDLDEPEETRLYDAFAAWWRELQAALDTDGDGRVSIEEYAASVPSLAGPALIRVAEVLFDATDKDGSGTVDADEYRTLFRTAFHRDLTATGGAYSRSAFVGDFLSFMSGRRTSTPYDPLLADA; encoded by the coding sequence ATGACGACCGGAACCACGCAAACAGCGCCTGACGAGGCAAACCTGTCCGGCCCGGAATCACAGTTCCATGCCCTCTTCGACGACCCGCGCTGGGCGCTGGCCATGATCCGCGCCACCGTTCTGGAGGCCGCTCACCCGCAGATCGGCGCCGCCCTCGTCGACAACTCCACCTTCATCGCCCACCCCTGGCGCCGGCTCCGCAACACCTTCCTCAGCATGCGGCGCATGTTCGACGCCGACCCCGCGGTACGCGAACGGGAGGCCGCGCGGCTCAACCGGCTGCACACCCGCATGAGCGGCTCCGACTCCCGCGGTCGCGCCTACGACGCCATGGACCGCTCGACCCGCGCCTGGGTGATCGCCACCCTCTTCGAGAGCGGCGTCACCATGTGCCGGCTGAGCGGCCAGCCACTCGACCAGGACACCATGGAACGCATGTACGCCGAGTACCGCTCGTTCCTCGCCGCGCTCGACGGCGACGCCTCGGAGCTCCCCGAGGACCTCCACGAGTTCTGGCGGTACTTCGACCGGGTCGTCGAGAACGAACTGGAGAACACCGAGGCAGCCCGTGTCATCCTCTACCGGCTCTTCGACCACCTGCCCGCCCCGGCCCTGCTCGACGGCGCGCCGACGCTGTGGGCGGCCGGCCGGACCGTCGCCGGTCCGCTCCTCGGCGCGATCACCGTCGCCTCGCTCCCCGAGGCGTACCGGCGCCGGGCCGGCCTGCCGGAGATGCCCGGCGCCCCGACCCTGATGCAGGGCGCCTACCTGGCCGCCGGGCTCGCCCGTTTCCTGCCCGGGGGCTGGATCAACGCCGAGAGCATCATCGAAGTCCTGTCGCTCCGGCCCGGCAGCGACGACCCCCGCGCCCGGACCGTGACCGCCCTGCGCGCCCGGATGAAGCGGGCATCGGCCCTGCTCCGCCTCCTGACGCCGCTGGGCGGCGACACCGACCCTGACCCCGGCCCGGTACCTTCCGCGGCCACGGGCGAGGGCCGACGCTCGGCGGAGGAGTTCTTCCGCCAGGTGCTGGACCAGACCGGCGACGGCTACCTCGACTGGCCTGACCTCGCCGCCATGGCCCGCGAACTTTCCACCCGCCTCGACCTGGACGAACCCGAGGAGACCCGGCTCTACGACGCCTTCGCCGCCTGGTGGCGCGAGCTCCAGGCCGCCCTCGACACGGACGGTGACGGCCGCGTCAGCATCGAGGAGTACGCCGCCTCCGTCCCCTCCCTCGCCGGACCCGCGCTCATCCGCGTCGCCGAGGTCCTCTTCGACGCCACCGACAAGGACGGCAGCGGGACCGTCGACGCGGACGAGTACCGGACCCTCTTCCGCACCGCCTTCCACCGCGACCTCACCGCGACCGGCGGCGCCTACAGCCGGAGCGCCTTCGTGGGCGACTTCCTCTCCTTCATGTCGGGCCGCCGCACCAGCACCCCGTACGACCCCCTCCTCGCCGATGCCTGA
- a CDS encoding pentapeptide repeat-containing protein: MRVPAPHDLPALPYAHRLEPFTGDLEREEVYEWLHIDDRAFDDVDGGMTRFSESALSSVTFTGGRFRRARFDTVWMHNIRTVGSDLAESTWLDTECLSSLLAGTQLHGTQMRRAVFHHCKFDSVNLRAAQLANVTFVDCLLRDVDFAGATLTGVSFPGTTLDGVDLTKATLTRVDLSEATALGINSGVAALKGATISTPQLLDLAPALAQHIGLTVKDA; this comes from the coding sequence ATGCGCGTACCCGCCCCCCACGACCTGCCCGCCCTGCCCTATGCACATCGCCTCGAACCGTTCACCGGGGACCTGGAGCGGGAGGAGGTCTACGAGTGGCTCCACATCGACGACCGCGCCTTCGACGACGTCGACGGCGGCATGACCCGCTTCAGCGAGTCGGCCCTGTCCTCGGTGACCTTCACCGGCGGCCGGTTCCGGCGCGCACGCTTCGACACCGTATGGATGCACAACATCCGCACCGTGGGCAGTGACCTCGCGGAGAGCACCTGGCTGGACACCGAATGCCTCTCCAGCCTCCTGGCCGGCACCCAGCTCCACGGAACCCAGATGCGCCGCGCCGTCTTCCACCACTGCAAGTTCGACTCGGTCAACCTGCGTGCGGCCCAGCTGGCGAACGTCACCTTCGTCGACTGCCTGCTGCGCGACGTCGACTTCGCAGGCGCGACCCTGACCGGCGTCTCTTTCCCAGGAACGACGCTCGACGGAGTCGACCTCACCAAAGCCACCCTCACCCGAGTCGACCTGAGCGAGGCGACCGCACTGGGCATCAACTCCGGCGTGGCAGCCCTCAAGGGTGCCACCATCAGCACTCCCCAGCTGCTCGACCTCGCCCCGGCCCTGGCCCAGCACATCGGCCTCACCGTCAAGGACGCCTGA
- a CDS encoding S1 family peptidase, whose amino-acid sequence MKKPLVGALLALFLTGATAAPAMAAAPQAPAAKDRATAAVAVDFAGTVALSNCSGSLVRMPSSQPNDPALVLSNGHCLETGMPGAGEVVKDVRSTRSFSLLNSAGTKVATLRASKIAYGTMTDTDISIYQVTKTYEQIQSLYGIGALTLNDVRPTQGSSIKVVSGYWKRIYSCNVDGFVYRMKEGDWTWKDSVRYTSSCNTIGGTSGSPVIDTTTGKVVAVNNTGNESGESCTVNNPCEIDENGAVTVRQGINYAQETYTIVPCVGAGNVIDLNRPGCTLPKP is encoded by the coding sequence ATGAAGAAGCCTCTCGTCGGCGCCCTGCTCGCGCTGTTCCTGACCGGAGCGACCGCGGCCCCGGCCATGGCGGCCGCGCCGCAGGCTCCCGCGGCCAAGGACCGGGCCACGGCGGCCGTCGCCGTCGACTTCGCCGGCACGGTCGCGCTCAGCAACTGCTCCGGCTCGCTCGTCCGCATGCCGAGCTCCCAGCCGAACGACCCCGCGCTCGTCCTCTCCAACGGGCACTGTCTGGAGACCGGCATGCCGGGGGCCGGCGAGGTCGTCAAGGACGTGCGCTCCACCCGCTCGTTCTCGCTGCTCAACTCGGCCGGCACCAAAGTCGCGACGCTGCGCGCCAGCAAGATCGCGTACGGCACGATGACCGACACGGACATCTCGATCTACCAGGTGACCAAGACCTACGAGCAGATCCAGAGCCTGTACGGCATAGGCGCCCTCACCCTCAACGACGTCCGCCCGACGCAGGGTTCGTCGATCAAGGTGGTGTCCGGGTACTGGAAGCGGATCTACAGCTGCAACGTCGACGGCTTCGTCTACCGCATGAAGGAGGGCGACTGGACCTGGAAGGACTCGGTCCGCTACACCTCCTCCTGCAACACCATCGGCGGCACCTCCGGCTCGCCGGTCATCGACACGACCACCGGCAAGGTCGTCGCCGTCAACAACACGGGCAACGAGAGCGGTGAGAGCTGCACCGTGAACAACCCGTGCGAGATCGACGAGAACGGCGCCGTGACCGTCCGCCAGGGCATCAACTACGCCCAGGAGACGTACACGATCGTCCCGTGCGTCGGCGCGGGCAACGTGATCGACCTGAACCGCCCGGGCTGCACCCTGCCGAAGCCGTAA
- a CDS encoding hydrolase has translation MAANGVTYTGLDALLTPERSVLLLIDHQGAQFAGMHSMDPNLVVNNVTALAKGAKLFEVPTILSTVVEDRGGRIIRQIQDVFPDQKPIDRTTINTWEDQRVVDAVTATGRKDLVIAGLWTDICLAFPAIHALADGYRVYAVTDASGATTVEAHERGVQRMIQAGVIPTTAGTVVSEWQRDWAREATVPGISQIMFDHGGSFGTSLAWELQLLGRK, from the coding sequence ATGGCAGCCAACGGCGTCACCTACACCGGCCTGGACGCACTGCTCACGCCCGAGAGGTCGGTACTCCTGTTGATCGACCACCAGGGCGCGCAGTTCGCGGGGATGCACAGCATGGACCCCAACCTCGTGGTCAACAACGTGACCGCGCTGGCGAAGGGCGCCAAGCTGTTCGAGGTGCCAACGATCCTCAGCACGGTCGTCGAGGACCGCGGCGGGCGGATCATCCGGCAGATCCAGGACGTCTTCCCGGACCAGAAGCCGATCGACCGCACGACGATCAACACCTGGGAGGACCAGCGGGTCGTCGACGCCGTCACCGCAACCGGCCGCAAGGACCTCGTCATAGCCGGCCTGTGGACGGACATCTGCCTCGCCTTCCCCGCGATCCACGCGCTGGCCGACGGCTACCGCGTCTACGCGGTGACCGACGCGTCCGGCGCGACGACGGTCGAGGCGCACGAGCGCGGAGTCCAGCGCATGATCCAGGCCGGCGTCATCCCGACGACCGCCGGCACCGTCGTCTCGGAGTGGCAGCGCGACTGGGCGCGCGAAGCCACCGTCCCCGGCATCAGCCAGATCATGTTCGACCACGGCGGCAGCTTCGGCACCAGCCTGGCCTGGGAGCTTCAGCTCCTCGGCCGGAAATGA
- a CDS encoding APC family permease, whose protein sequence is MTDTLSAPHALAPQTGPVPQKLKRSIGVVGGTLLTLSCVTPASTLFVVVPDLFDGVGTYAALTIAIGSQLCIGVAFCYSELGTLIPSAGGEYAIVSTLAGRLAGWLVFVLSLLVVMIVPPVIAMGTADYLAPLVHIPAPLAGAGVMVLATLAGLLDLRANAWITGIFLVLEVVAAGIVAILGFSHSQRGVGALVHGQVASAGGGHSLVTGAMVVSGLAIALFVTQGFSTAVYLSEELENPRRTVARTVLATLAISTAVILVPVVAITLGAGDLETLTGGDISGMIAAWSNSAVGTFISLCVALAIINAGIVMVIQNSRVLFASARDKAWPEPVNNALSRLGRFGSPWVATLAVGVPGAALCFVNLDTLYGVTGVSVTGMYLLVAVAALFSRRGAHREIAAWRMPLWPAVPLLLIGVLAYVLYMQDTKYLVWTGGITAAATLYWALYLRPRRDTRWLVSIPEDEQL, encoded by the coding sequence ATGACGGACACCCTCAGCGCACCGCACGCGTTGGCCCCCCAGACCGGCCCCGTGCCGCAGAAACTCAAGCGCTCCATCGGTGTCGTGGGCGGCACCCTGCTCACGCTGTCGTGCGTGACACCCGCCTCGACCCTCTTCGTGGTCGTCCCGGACCTGTTCGACGGCGTCGGCACGTACGCGGCCCTGACCATCGCCATCGGCTCTCAGCTCTGTATCGGCGTGGCGTTCTGCTACTCCGAGCTCGGCACCCTGATCCCGAGCGCGGGCGGCGAGTACGCCATCGTCTCCACCCTCGCGGGCCGCCTGGCCGGCTGGCTGGTCTTCGTACTGTCCCTGCTGGTCGTGATGATCGTGCCACCGGTGATCGCCATGGGGACCGCCGACTACCTCGCGCCGCTCGTGCACATCCCGGCCCCGCTGGCCGGCGCCGGCGTCATGGTCCTCGCCACCCTCGCCGGTCTGCTCGACCTGCGGGCCAACGCCTGGATCACCGGCATCTTCCTCGTCCTGGAGGTCGTCGCCGCCGGCATCGTCGCGATCCTCGGCTTCTCCCACTCCCAGCGGGGCGTCGGCGCCCTCGTCCACGGCCAGGTCGCGTCCGCCGGCGGCGGACACTCGCTCGTCACCGGCGCCATGGTCGTGTCCGGCCTCGCCATCGCCCTCTTCGTCACCCAGGGCTTCTCGACGGCCGTCTACCTCTCCGAGGAGCTGGAGAACCCGCGCCGCACGGTGGCCCGCACCGTGCTCGCCACGCTCGCCATCTCCACCGCCGTGATCCTGGTGCCCGTCGTCGCGATCACCCTCGGCGCCGGCGACCTGGAGACCCTCACCGGCGGAGACATCAGCGGCATGATCGCCGCGTGGTCCAACTCGGCCGTCGGTACCTTCATCAGTCTCTGCGTCGCCCTGGCGATCATCAACGCAGGCATCGTCATGGTCATCCAGAACTCCCGCGTCCTGTTCGCCTCCGCCCGCGACAAGGCCTGGCCGGAGCCCGTCAACAACGCCCTGTCCCGGCTCGGCCGCTTCGGCTCCCCGTGGGTGGCCACCCTGGCCGTCGGCGTGCCGGGCGCGGCCCTGTGCTTCGTGAACCTCGACACCCTGTACGGCGTCACCGGCGTCTCCGTCACCGGCATGTACCTGCTGGTCGCGGTGGCCGCCCTGTTCAGCCGCCGGGGCGCGCACCGCGAGATCGCGGCCTGGCGCATGCCGCTGTGGCCGGCCGTGCCGCTCCTGCTCATCGGCGTCCTCGCGTACGTCCTGTACATGCAGGACACCAAGTACCTGGTATGGACCGGCGGCATCACGGCCGCCGCCACCCTCTACTGGGCCCTGTACCTGCGCCCCCGGCGGGACACCCGCTGGCTGGTCAGCATCCCGGAGGACGAGCAGCTCTGA
- a CDS encoding oxidoreductase, translated as MLSYSELTPPERALWDAFPEGHRVDLRTGMPEADDPAVGEEWGPERTVRAAVVATLLLGGNHDRSGAVAALRLAGARITGRLDLSGTEICHTFSLEGCRLDEAVNVHGATTRTIAITDSWVPGIDAELARIGGDLDLRRPALEGGPLILANAHVAGNLLLTDARISGPGEWAVLAGSLILEGGVFGERLTTRGGLRLPGAHIPSGLFLQAARLENAGGVALAAGGVVASTVDCSQGFTAQGEVRLRRARIEGLLTFDGACLNGGSIALDCIAMQVADFDFRAAAPLSGSVDLRFAQAAWFQDSEQSWPEKVLLDGFRYGSIRFGDASSAEGDGGTLARDDVARRLAWIRRNPGYSPQPYEELAGWYRQIGHDDDARRVLLIKQRHRRLTLSPPARGWGHLLDVTVGYGYRPWLAGVWLLILTLLGTLAFRTQSPTPVKQGEGAPFQPLVYTLDLLIPIGGLGQRTGWYWSNDLLQWLAYSLIAFGWMLTTAVIAGVTRTLQKN; from the coding sequence GTGCTGTCATATAGCGAGTTGACCCCGCCGGAGCGCGCGTTGTGGGATGCCTTTCCTGAGGGGCATCGAGTTGATCTACGCACGGGCATGCCCGAGGCCGACGACCCCGCTGTGGGTGAAGAGTGGGGCCCCGAACGCACTGTCCGCGCAGCCGTCGTGGCGACGCTGCTGCTCGGCGGGAACCACGATCGGTCTGGCGCCGTCGCCGCCCTCCGGCTCGCCGGGGCACGTATCACCGGCCGTCTCGACCTGTCAGGAACGGAGATCTGCCACACGTTCTCACTTGAGGGCTGCCGACTGGACGAGGCAGTGAACGTGCATGGCGCCACGACCCGGACGATTGCGATCACGGACAGCTGGGTCCCCGGGATCGACGCTGAGCTCGCCCGAATCGGGGGCGATCTGGACCTGAGACGGCCGGCCCTCGAAGGCGGCCCTCTCATACTCGCCAACGCTCATGTGGCCGGAAATCTGCTGCTCACAGATGCCAGAATCTCCGGTCCTGGAGAGTGGGCGGTGCTCGCGGGCAGCCTGATCCTGGAAGGCGGCGTCTTCGGCGAACGGCTCACGACACGAGGTGGGCTACGACTGCCCGGCGCGCACATACCCAGCGGCCTGTTTCTGCAAGCCGCACGGCTAGAGAACGCCGGAGGCGTCGCACTTGCCGCAGGCGGCGTGGTCGCCTCGACCGTGGACTGCTCCCAAGGGTTTACCGCACAAGGAGAGGTACGGCTGCGAAGGGCCCGTATAGAAGGTCTGCTGACCTTCGACGGGGCCTGTCTGAACGGGGGCAGCATCGCCCTGGACTGCATCGCGATGCAAGTGGCGGACTTCGACTTCAGGGCCGCCGCACCGCTCTCAGGATCGGTTGATCTCCGGTTCGCGCAGGCCGCCTGGTTCCAGGACAGCGAGCAGAGCTGGCCGGAGAAGGTGCTGCTGGACGGGTTCAGATACGGCTCCATCCGATTCGGAGACGCGTCATCCGCAGAAGGCGACGGCGGAACGCTCGCGAGGGACGACGTTGCACGTCGCCTGGCGTGGATCCGTCGAAATCCCGGCTATTCCCCTCAGCCGTACGAAGAACTTGCGGGCTGGTACCGACAGATCGGCCACGACGACGACGCCCGGCGCGTGCTCCTGATCAAACAGCGTCACCGGCGCCTCACCTTGTCTCCGCCGGCACGCGGTTGGGGGCACCTGCTCGATGTGACCGTAGGCTACGGCTACCGACCATGGCTGGCAGGCGTGTGGCTTCTGATACTGACCCTGCTGGGCACCCTGGCCTTCCGTACGCAGTCTCCGACGCCGGTGAAGCAGGGCGAAGGCGCCCCGTTCCAGCCTCTCGTCTACACACTTGACCTCTTGATCCCCATTGGGGGGCTAGGGCAGCGCACGGGGTGGTACTGGTCGAATGACCTTCTCCAATGGTTGGCCTACTCGCTGATCGCCTTCGGCTGGATGCTGACGACAGCCGTCATCGCGGGTGTCACCCGCACCCTGCAGAAGAACTAG
- the uppS gene encoding polyprenyl diphosphate synthase: protein MPRHVACVMDGNGRWAQRRSLPRTAGHRAAEATVIDIIEAARTAGVEWLSLYAFSTENWNRPGTEVDYLMRLVRRVVRKHAPLLLARGIRCRFLGVSDFRIPRELARDFDDLTTLTDDNRGMTLTVAFDHGGRRDIVEAARSLIRSGTPADEVTERLFADHLPFPDTPDVDLVIRTSGEQRISNFMLWQVAYAEWVFPEALWPDFRAPDFLACLHAYRRRDRRFGGVPPQTNGEPS, encoded by the coding sequence GTGCCGCGGCACGTGGCCTGTGTGATGGACGGCAACGGCCGTTGGGCGCAGCGGCGTTCGCTTCCCCGTACGGCGGGCCATCGGGCGGCGGAGGCCACCGTCATCGACATCATCGAAGCCGCGCGGACGGCCGGCGTGGAGTGGCTCAGCCTGTACGCCTTCTCCACCGAGAACTGGAACCGTCCGGGCACCGAGGTCGACTACCTGATGCGTCTGGTCCGCCGGGTCGTGCGCAAGCACGCGCCGCTGCTCCTCGCCCGCGGCATCCGCTGCCGTTTCCTCGGGGTCTCCGACTTCCGCATCCCCCGTGAACTGGCCCGGGACTTCGACGACCTGACGACGCTGACGGACGACAACCGGGGGATGACGCTGACCGTCGCGTTCGACCACGGCGGGCGCCGGGACATCGTCGAGGCCGCACGGTCGCTGATCCGCAGCGGGACGCCCGCCGACGAGGTGACCGAGCGGCTCTTCGCGGACCACCTGCCGTTCCCCGACACCCCCGACGTGGACCTCGTCATCCGCACCTCCGGTGAGCAGCGCATTTCCAACTTCATGCTCTGGCAGGTCGCCTACGCCGAGTGGGTCTTCCCCGAGGCGCTCTGGCCGGACTTCCGGGCCCCCGACTTCCTCGCCTGCCTGCACGCCTACCGGCGCCGCGACCGCCGCTTCGGCGGCGTGCCGCCCCAGACCAACGGAGAACCATCATGA
- a CDS encoding ATP-binding protein — translation MRGAGPGGERPALIGRRSESDAVDRLIDGIRSRRGGALVVRGEAGIGKTALIDDALAAPGLKVLRAGGAEFESELAFAALHQLCGPALHWQERLPAPQREALDAAFGRIGDGTPNRFHVGLAVLNLLSEAAAEQPVLCVVDDAHWLDQASAQALAFVARRLQAEPVGLLLAERDASERHEQAGLPELACLPEVRLRGLADDDARRLLTSRIHVPLDAAVRDRILAEARGNPLALLELPHGADLAGGFALPAASPASSRVEASYRARLAELPAGARTLLLIAAAEPTGCPILLGAAAERLGVSDEAATLVEESGLLAIGGRVRFRHPLVRSAVYRSAALDDRRAAHRALAEAVADTEPDRKAWHSSQAARKPDEDVAAALERSAQRARVRGGVAAAAAFLEKAVHLTPDPARRSVRAVGAARAKRDSGGAESALSLLSMAEAGPLDDLQRATVATLRARMAFDRNRDDAAVEKLLGAARLMAPLDTFAARETFLEAFAAAVFVGRFAPADRMRDIAETACALNPTPPGPRPLDLLLDGLTAQVRHGYVAAVPDLRRAVDVYRGGAGADAYDVGQLWAACGPAMDLWDDAAWRELATRQLELVRGAGMLAELPVALSYRALAHVHAGEFTDADALVDEAHAIAAEVGTPPMLHVDVTVAAWRGDEERTTRLGDIATRDAEARGEGRLLSATEYARTVLLNGLGRYDAALATCLAAGELDEISFYAWMPVEFIEAAAHAGRPDLAEPVMRHLSERTAASGSAWALGTELRSRALLTEGPAAEKLYREAIERLVRSEGAPHLARARLLYGEWLRREGRRTEARLELQAAYEQLSALGAAAFAARAARELSATGARARKRVGEAPTRLTAQEFQIARLVATGATSKEVGTQLFLSPRTIDAHLRNIFRKLGVTSRRQLRDLPLTT, via the coding sequence ATCCGGGGAGCGGGTCCGGGAGGCGAACGACCCGCGCTCATCGGCCGACGGAGCGAGTCGGATGCCGTCGACCGGCTGATCGACGGCATCCGGTCCCGGCGTGGCGGCGCACTTGTCGTACGGGGAGAGGCGGGGATCGGGAAGACGGCGCTGATCGACGATGCCCTGGCGGCACCGGGCCTGAAGGTGCTGCGTGCCGGCGGCGCCGAGTTCGAGTCGGAGCTCGCCTTCGCCGCACTCCACCAGCTCTGCGGGCCCGCCCTGCACTGGCAGGAGCGCTTACCGGCGCCGCAGCGCGAGGCTCTCGACGCGGCGTTCGGGCGGATCGGGGACGGGACGCCCAACCGCTTCCATGTGGGCCTGGCGGTGCTCAACCTCCTCTCCGAGGCCGCGGCCGAACAGCCCGTCCTCTGCGTCGTCGACGACGCGCACTGGCTCGACCAGGCGTCGGCCCAGGCCCTGGCCTTCGTCGCGCGCCGGCTCCAGGCCGAGCCCGTGGGGCTGCTCCTCGCCGAGCGCGATGCGAGCGAACGCCACGAACAGGCGGGCCTCCCCGAACTGGCGTGTCTCCCCGAGGTGAGGCTGCGCGGCCTGGCGGACGACGACGCCCGCCGTCTTCTCACCTCGCGCATCCATGTGCCTCTCGACGCCGCTGTACGCGACCGCATACTTGCCGAGGCGCGCGGAAATCCGCTGGCCCTGCTCGAACTGCCCCACGGCGCGGACCTCGCGGGCGGATTCGCACTGCCGGCCGCTTCCCCCGCCTCCAGCAGGGTGGAAGCGAGCTACCGGGCCAGACTGGCCGAACTCCCCGCTGGGGCAAGGACACTGCTGCTGATCGCGGCGGCCGAGCCGACCGGATGTCCGATCCTCCTCGGCGCGGCTGCCGAGCGACTGGGCGTCTCCGACGAGGCGGCGACGCTCGTCGAGGAGTCCGGGCTGTTGGCCATCGGCGGGCGGGTGCGGTTCCGCCACCCGCTGGTGCGGTCGGCCGTCTACCGGTCCGCCGCGCTCGACGACCGCCGTGCGGCCCACCGCGCCCTCGCCGAGGCCGTCGCGGACACGGAGCCGGACCGCAAGGCGTGGCACTCCTCTCAGGCCGCGCGCAAGCCGGACGAGGACGTCGCCGCGGCGCTGGAGCGGTCGGCGCAGCGGGCCCGGGTCCGTGGTGGCGTCGCCGCGGCCGCGGCCTTCCTGGAGAAGGCCGTCCATCTGACCCCGGATCCCGCTCGACGCTCCGTACGAGCCGTCGGGGCCGCGCGCGCCAAGCGGGACAGTGGCGGTGCCGAATCGGCGCTGTCCCTGCTGTCCATGGCGGAAGCCGGACCGCTCGACGACCTCCAGAGGGCCACCGTGGCCACGCTGCGCGCACGGATGGCGTTCGACAGGAACCGTGACGATGCCGCTGTCGAGAAACTGCTCGGAGCGGCGCGGCTCATGGCACCGCTCGACACCTTCGCGGCCCGCGAGACGTTCCTCGAGGCCTTCGCCGCAGCGGTGTTCGTCGGCCGGTTCGCGCCCGCCGACCGCATGCGGGACATCGCCGAGACCGCCTGTGCCCTCAATCCCACCCCGCCCGGGCCGAGGCCGCTCGACCTGCTGCTCGACGGGCTGACCGCCCAGGTCAGGCACGGGTACGTGGCAGCCGTGCCCGACCTGCGGCGGGCCGTGGACGTCTACCGGGGCGGTGCGGGCGCCGATGCGTACGACGTGGGCCAGCTATGGGCGGCCTGCGGTCCCGCGATGGACCTGTGGGACGACGCGGCTTGGCGGGAGCTGGCCACCCGCCAGCTTGAGCTGGTGCGCGGCGCGGGCATGCTCGCCGAACTGCCCGTAGCCCTGAGCTACCGGGCCCTCGCCCACGTCCACGCCGGCGAGTTCACCGACGCCGACGCACTGGTCGACGAGGCGCACGCGATCGCGGCGGAAGTGGGCACCCCGCCCATGCTTCACGTCGACGTCACCGTCGCCGCGTGGCGCGGCGACGAGGAACGCACCACCAGGCTCGGCGACATCGCCACCCGCGACGCCGAAGCACGCGGCGAAGGACGGCTCCTCAGCGCGACGGAGTACGCCCGGACAGTACTGCTCAACGGTCTGGGCCGTTACGACGCCGCCCTGGCGACGTGCCTTGCGGCCGGCGAACTGGACGAGATCAGCTTCTACGCCTGGATGCCCGTGGAGTTCATCGAGGCGGCGGCCCACGCGGGGCGCCCCGATCTCGCGGAGCCCGTGATGAGGCACCTGTCCGAGCGCACTGCCGCCAGCGGATCGGCGTGGGCGCTCGGGACCGAACTGCGCTCGCGGGCCCTGCTCACCGAGGGGCCGGCCGCGGAGAAGCTGTACCGGGAGGCGATCGAACGTCTCGTCCGCAGTGAGGGCGCTCCGCACCTCGCGCGTGCTCGGCTGCTGTACGGCGAGTGGCTGCGCCGCGAGGGCCGGCGCACCGAGGCGCGCCTGGAGCTCCAGGCGGCGTACGAGCAGCTGTCCGCGCTCGGGGCGGCCGCGTTCGCCGCGCGGGCCGCCAGGGAGCTTTCCGCGACCGGCGCCCGAGCGCGGAAGCGGGTCGGTGAGGCGCCCACCCGCCTCACCGCGCAGGAGTTCCAGATCGCGCGGCTGGTCGCCACGGGCGCGACGTCCAAGGAGGTGGGCACGCAGCTGTTCCTGAGCCCGCGCACCATCGACGCCCACCTGCGGAACATCTTCCGCAAGCTCGGTGTCACCTCGCGCCGACAGCTGCGGGACCTGCCGCTCACGACCTGA
- a CDS encoding ABC transporter permease encodes MTALTLQAPEATERGRSPRLRHELRAIHALVHRDLLRLACQRSHTALVLLQPVLYLFALGGGLATLIPAASLGTGYQTYLFPGVLMMTVQTPAIMVGIRLITDRQSGYLRELLMAPVSRSTLLLGSCAGGTLVAAVQGAVLLSLAGAVGLPYDPALLLLLLGGMLLASFALTSMTLALSVTLRSPELFHTLLSLLMMPLLFLSGAFFPLESMPGWARGLATVNPLAYGVDLLRRCIALRVPDQAAVGGIEWAGRQPPLLLEAGLLLAVGGLTLLWAARRFSRPE; translated from the coding sequence ATGACCGCCCTCACCCTCCAGGCGCCCGAGGCCACCGAGCGGGGGCGGTCGCCCCGGCTGCGTCACGAACTGCGGGCGATCCACGCCCTGGTCCACCGCGATCTGCTGCGCCTGGCCTGCCAGCGCTCCCACACCGCGCTGGTCCTGCTGCAGCCGGTGCTCTACCTCTTCGCGCTCGGCGGCGGGCTCGCCACCCTCATCCCCGCCGCCTCACTGGGCACCGGCTACCAGACGTACCTCTTCCCCGGCGTGCTCATGATGACGGTGCAGACCCCGGCCATCATGGTGGGGATCCGGCTGATCACCGACCGGCAGAGCGGCTACCTGCGTGAGCTCCTTATGGCCCCCGTCAGCCGCTCCACCCTGCTCCTGGGCAGCTGCGCCGGCGGCACCCTCGTCGCCGCGGTGCAGGGCGCCGTCCTGCTCAGCCTGGCCGGCGCGGTCGGCCTGCCGTACGACCCGGCGCTCCTGCTGCTGCTCCTCGGCGGCATGCTCCTGGCCTCGTTCGCCCTCACCAGCATGACCCTGGCGCTGTCGGTGACGCTGCGCAGCCCCGAGCTGTTCCACACGCTCCTCAGCCTGCTGATGATGCCCCTGCTGTTCCTCTCCGGCGCCTTCTTCCCGCTGGAGTCCATGCCGGGCTGGGCCCGCGGCCTGGCGACCGTCAATCCGCTCGCGTACGGGGTGGACCTGCTGCGGCGCTGCATCGCCCTGCGGGTCCCGGACCAGGCGGCCGTCGGCGGCATCGAATGGGCGGGTCGGCAGCCCCCGCTGCTCCTGGAGGCCGGGCTGCTCCTCGCCGTCGGAGGCCTGACCCTGCTGTGGGCCGCCCGCCGCTTCAGCCGTCCGGAGTGA